One Candidatus Regiella endosymbiont of Tuberolachnus salignus genomic window, CTACTGCGAAAGCACTTGGAATTTCAAAATCTACAGTGAGTCTTTGGAAAGAAATTATTCCATGGAAATACGCACTTCTGATAGAAAAGGTGACAGAGCATGATCTTACCTACAACTCAGCATGGTATCGCACACTAAGAAATGACTCAGCACCGGATGAGACCGCTAAATTATAGATGATTCTTTTGTATGAGCCATTACTCAGGATCTTCAGTAAAGGGCATAGGTGCTCAATATTAATGCATCACACTACTCTCTCATAATAAA contains:
- a CDS encoding Cro/CI family transcriptional regulator, translated to MQKKEVITHFGSTTATAKALGISKSTVSLWKEIIPWKYALLIEKVTEHDLTYNSAWYRTLRNDSAPDETAKL